One segment of Paenibacillus rhizovicinus DNA contains the following:
- a CDS encoding TetR/AcrR family transcriptional regulator has protein sequence MTDRNDSADNSADKDEVLEQLPSGVALSWGIVKQGKRGPKGELSIKQIVDAAVAIADQDGLQAMSMSRVAQSLGFTTMSLYRYIASKDDLLLLMQESVCTPLPEDKPGQHWRDGMREYVDLCVDVFTRHPWYSDIPITGVPVTPNIMAMVDWVLRMMRPLDLDEFEKMSIMLLMSSYGRSIGQIRRDMVMAMKAGRNAEEFSGLPFSPALKQLVTPERFPDLYPIVMSGVYAGEREAESTVGDDLDFGLERILDGVEQYLERRRKPSGEA, from the coding sequence ATGACCGACCGTAACGATTCAGCGGATAATTCAGCGGATAAAGATGAGGTGCTCGAACAGCTGCCGAGCGGCGTGGCTTTGAGCTGGGGCATCGTCAAGCAGGGAAAACGCGGTCCGAAGGGCGAGCTCAGCATCAAGCAGATCGTCGACGCCGCCGTCGCGATCGCCGATCAGGACGGCCTGCAGGCCATGTCGATGAGCCGCGTCGCCCAGTCGCTTGGCTTCACGACGATGTCGCTGTACCGCTACATCGCGAGCAAAGACGATTTGCTCCTGCTCATGCAGGAGTCCGTGTGCACGCCGCTTCCGGAGGATAAGCCCGGCCAGCATTGGCGGGACGGGATGCGGGAATATGTCGATTTGTGCGTGGACGTGTTCACCCGGCATCCGTGGTACAGCGATATTCCGATCACGGGCGTGCCAGTCACGCCGAATATCATGGCCATGGTCGACTGGGTGCTTCGCATGATGCGCCCGCTTGATCTCGACGAATTCGAGAAAATGTCCATCATGCTGTTGATGAGCAGCTACGGCCGCTCCATCGGCCAGATTCGGCGGGACATGGTCATGGCGATGAAGGCCGGGAGGAATGCCGAGGAGTTCTCGGGTCTGCCGTTCAGTCCCGCGCTCAAGCAGCTCGTTACGCCGGAACGTTTTCCGGATCTGTATCCGATCGTCATGTCGGGCGTCTATGCCGGCGAACGAGAGGCGGAGAGTACGGTCGGCGACGACTTGGATTTTGGCCTGGAGCGGATCCTGGACGGAGTCGAGCAATATTTGGAACGTCGGCGGAAGCCGTCCGGCGAGGCATAG
- a CDS encoding PepSY-associated TM helix domain-containing protein has product MVLIENALESWIYPIDAHPTAGDIGIAATVNSYEKQIPTWFGFESKEAVPDPAKKTEAKDGAAILPFGQALGMEQEKYPHGKLITVTLPQKPGDTYQFGVKEGFGASSGSNSTIDMDASNGEVLYKMHPNWAINLYNTWRKGLHFATWGGVTTRWITFVFGMMPFVLMVTGLTIWQLKARARKKGKNRNMDRTTAVA; this is encoded by the coding sequence ATGGTTCTCATTGAGAACGCATTGGAAAGCTGGATCTATCCCATCGATGCGCATCCGACAGCCGGCGATATTGGGATTGCCGCGACCGTCAACTCTTACGAGAAACAGATTCCAACCTGGTTCGGCTTCGAGTCGAAGGAGGCCGTGCCCGATCCGGCGAAGAAGACGGAGGCCAAGGACGGCGCCGCAATCCTTCCTTTCGGTCAGGCCCTGGGCATGGAGCAGGAGAAGTATCCGCACGGCAAGCTGATTACAGTCACATTGCCGCAAAAGCCCGGCGATACTTACCAGTTCGGCGTGAAGGAAGGCTTCGGGGCGTCGAGCGGCAGCAACAGCACGATTGATATGGATGCTTCGAACGGGGAAGTGTTGTACAAGATGCATCCGAATTGGGCGATCAACCTGTATAATACGTGGCGCAAAGGGCTGCATTTTGCAACGTGGGGCGGCGTGACGACAAGGTGGATCACCTTCGTCTTCGGCATGATGCCGTTCGTGCTGATGGTTACCGGTCTTACGATCTGGCAATTGAAGGCGCGGGCGCGCAAGAAGGGCAAGAATCGCAATATGGACAGGACGACAGCGGTGGCCTAG
- a CDS encoding VOC family protein, with translation MIRHEGIHHVSLIVTDLEQAKRFYEEVIGLREIERPAFDFPGAWYGIGSGGQQLHLIVHEGQTLRSAGIDTRDGHFAIRVADFDETIAWLDRCGIEHRNNRNSITGFSQIFLLDPDRNIIELNAAR, from the coding sequence ATGATTCGCCACGAAGGTATTCATCATGTCAGCTTGATCGTAACCGACTTGGAACAGGCAAAACGCTTCTATGAAGAGGTCATCGGCTTGAGGGAAATCGAGCGCCCGGCGTTCGACTTTCCCGGCGCTTGGTACGGCATCGGCAGCGGCGGCCAGCAGCTGCACCTGATCGTGCACGAGGGACAGACGCTGCGCAGCGCCGGCATCGATACCCGCGACGGGCATTTCGCCATTCGCGTCGCCGATTTCGACGAGACGATCGCTTGGCTGGATCGGTGCGGCATCGAGCACCGGAACAACCGCAACAGCATTACGGGATTCTCGCAGATCTTCCTGCTGGATCCCGACCGCAATATCATTGAACTGAACGCTGCGCGATAA